The following proteins are co-located in the Deltaproteobacteria bacterium genome:
- a CDS encoding MoaD/ThiS family protein, with product MRVRLPTHLRAYTQGLAEVEASGATLAEVLADLDQRYPGLRFRVVDEQGRIRTHIKFFVGGELVRTLAAPVGAREVQIVAALSGG from the coding sequence ATGCGGGTGCGGCTGCCGACCCATCTCCGCGCCTACACCCAGGGCCTGGCGGAGGTGGAGGCCTCGGGTGCGACCCTCGCCGAGGTGCTGGCCGACCTCGACCAGCGCTATCCCGGCCTCCGCTTCCGGGTCGTCGACGAGCAGGGACGCATCCGGACCCACATCAAGTTCTTCGTCGGGGGCGAGTTGGTGCGAACGCTCGCCGCGCCGGTCGGTGCGCGGGAGGTGCAGATCGTGGCGGCTCTGAGCGGCGGCTGA
- a CDS encoding glycosyl hydrolase, with protein sequence MPRITLIVSTRKGLWLYRSADRARWEADGPHHFGCLVHHAVLDTRDGRTLLAGVRTGHLGPTVMHTDDGGRSWREARQPPAFRTGEPRGRAVDHVFWLTPGHPSEPGVWYAGTSPQGLFRSEDGGETWQGVDGFNDHPMQQAWVGGDQDATPDGPTLHSILVDPRDRRHLYLGMSGGGVFESLDGGEGWRPLNRGVAADFLPDPNVEFGHDPHCVQLHPRRPDRLWQQNHCGIYRLDRPGDTWVRVGDAMPRDVGDIGFPIALHPRDANTVWVCPMDGTEVWPRTSPGGRPALYVTRDAGASWQRQDRGFPAEQAWWTVKRQAMCTDDLDPVGLYLGTTNGEIWASRDEGASFACLVRHLPHVYATVAAREA encoded by the coding sequence ATGCCGCGCATCACGCTGATCGTCTCGACCCGCAAGGGCCTCTGGCTCTACCGCAGTGCCGACCGTGCGCGCTGGGAGGCCGACGGGCCGCACCACTTCGGCTGCCTCGTCCACCACGCCGTGCTCGATACGCGTGACGGCCGGACGCTGCTCGCCGGGGTGCGCACGGGCCACCTCGGCCCGACGGTGATGCACACCGACGACGGCGGGAGGTCCTGGCGCGAGGCGCGCCAGCCGCCGGCCTTCCGCACCGGAGAGCCACGCGGCCGGGCCGTCGACCACGTCTTCTGGCTGACGCCCGGTCACCCGTCCGAGCCGGGCGTCTGGTACGCCGGCACCTCGCCCCAGGGCCTCTTCCGCAGCGAGGACGGCGGCGAGACCTGGCAGGGCGTCGACGGCTTCAACGACCACCCGATGCAGCAGGCCTGGGTCGGCGGGGACCAGGACGCCACGCCCGACGGCCCGACGCTGCACTCGATCCTGGTCGACCCGCGCGATCGGCGTCACCTCTACCTCGGCATGTCGGGCGGGGGCGTGTTCGAGTCGCTCGACGGCGGCGAGGGCTGGCGGCCGCTGAACCGCGGGGTGGCGGCCGACTTCCTGCCCGACCCGAACGTCGAGTTCGGCCACGATCCCCACTGCGTGCAGCTCCACCCGCGGCGCCCCGACCGCCTCTGGCAGCAGAACCACTGCGGTATCTACCGCCTCGACCGGCCCGGCGACACCTGGGTGCGCGTCGGGGATGCGATGCCCCGCGACGTCGGCGACATCGGCTTCCCGATCGCGCTCCACCCGCGAGATGCCAACACGGTGTGGGTCTGTCCGATGGACGGCACCGAGGTCTGGCCGCGCACGAGCCCGGGCGGACGGCCGGCGCTCTACGTGACGCGGGACGCGGGCGCCTCGTGGCAGCGCCAGGACCGCGGCTTTCCGGCCGAGCAGGCCTGGTGGACCGTCAAGCGCCAGGCGATGTGCACCGACGACCTCGACCCGGTCGGCCTCTACCTCGGCACGACCAACGGCGAGATCTGGGCAAGCCGCGACGAAGGGGCGAGCTTCGCGTGCCTCGTGCGCCACCTGCCGCACGTGTACGCGACCGTGGCGGCGCGCGAGGCCTGA
- a CDS encoding guanylate cyclase gives MLTGVTAPGPERSPTTYTPRHLAEKILTSRAALEGERKQVTVLFADVKGSMDLAEQADPEVFHHVMERFAALLAEGVHRFEGTVTQFTGDGIMALFGAPIAHEDHARRACHAALSLVEEIRRYARRLRLEQGLSFSVRMGLNSGEVVVGSIGDDLRMDYTAQGPTVGLAQRMEQLAEPGKVYLSEHTARLVSGYFRLEELGRFAVKGVRAPVRVYELAGVGPLRTPLERSRARGFSRFVGREEETAALEAALGQAVDGAGVVIGVVADAGVGKSRLCHEFAERARARGVAVHAAACVPHGKMLPFLPVVELLRSYFGIADTDREEEARRKIAGTILLLDAALTEALPLLFDFLGVPDPLQERRGGPDRRRGARSERRLLRMDPEARQRRLVALFRRLVDLRSRQAPMVVLVEDLHWIDEASEALLAALVEALPGRRALLLVNFRPEYRAGWTQAAPFAPLVLRPLGPEAVTALLEDLLGRDPSVATLADGIRGRTAGNAFFIEEVVQALVEAGNLTGAHGAYRLARPVDDLAVPPSVQALLAARIDRLPEREKALLQTAAVIGKEFAEPVLRRVSELPEVEVEEGVHNLIAAGMVDEEELHPRGEYTFRHPLTHEVAYRSQLAERRARTHAAVARAFVELDPHRLEERAALLAHHWEAAGERLEAARWRRRAAEWAGVRDLAEAARSSRKVRELLAALPETPETIEMATWAGIWLLNFGWRLGLSEEEAAAIFTEGMNLTRRTGDARARAGFLNNYGMVRGMAGAVPEALELVSEGTRLADESADVGLQVASRVALVEAQWMAGRFSAVLETLAEALGRAAEGRRGPAGTGFDPYIWLLLMRGAALFQTGRVEEGARELDHALALAREAREEEVLGWAHEMSVYPAELRGDAQAALDHARQAVQIAERIGSPLSLASAYYALGCAHAAGEDRKQAASAFEHALSMVRRRRTALHWEALMLAQLAEAHGEPGESERARSETEEAVRLARERSTRAIECRVLLAHARLLIRTEGLARRGAIETALRQALALLEETGARCHEPFILVELAALAGLTGEQAARRGFLREAHRLFTEMGATARAEQVARELALTSV, from the coding sequence TTGCTGACCGGAGTCACCGCGCCGGGACCCGAGCGGTCCCCCACGACCTACACGCCGAGGCATCTCGCCGAGAAGATCCTCACCTCGCGCGCCGCCCTCGAAGGCGAACGCAAGCAGGTGACGGTCCTCTTCGCCGACGTGAAGGGATCGATGGACCTCGCCGAGCAGGCCGATCCCGAAGTGTTCCACCACGTCATGGAGCGCTTCGCTGCCCTCCTCGCCGAGGGCGTGCATCGCTTCGAGGGCACCGTCACCCAGTTCACCGGCGACGGCATAATGGCGCTCTTCGGCGCGCCTATCGCGCACGAGGACCACGCGCGCCGGGCCTGCCACGCGGCGCTCAGTCTCGTCGAGGAGATCCGCCGCTACGCGCGCAGGCTCCGCCTCGAGCAGGGCCTCAGCTTCTCGGTGCGCATGGGGCTCAACTCCGGCGAAGTCGTGGTCGGCTCGATCGGCGACGACCTCCGCATGGACTACACCGCGCAGGGGCCGACCGTCGGGCTCGCGCAACGCATGGAGCAGCTCGCCGAGCCGGGGAAGGTCTATCTCAGCGAGCATACCGCGCGGCTCGTCTCGGGCTACTTCCGGCTGGAGGAGCTCGGGCGGTTCGCAGTGAAGGGCGTGCGGGCGCCCGTGCGCGTCTACGAGCTCGCGGGCGTGGGTCCCCTCCGGACACCGCTCGAGCGCTCGCGCGCGCGGGGCTTCTCGCGCTTCGTCGGCCGCGAGGAGGAGACGGCGGCGCTCGAGGCGGCGCTCGGCCAGGCGGTCGACGGTGCGGGCGTGGTGATCGGCGTCGTCGCCGATGCGGGCGTCGGCAAGAGCCGCCTCTGCCACGAGTTCGCGGAGCGGGCCCGGGCTCGGGGCGTTGCCGTCCACGCTGCTGCCTGCGTCCCGCACGGGAAGATGCTGCCCTTCCTCCCCGTCGTGGAGCTCCTGCGGAGCTACTTCGGCATCGCGGACACGGACCGCGAGGAGGAGGCCCGTCGGAAGATCGCGGGCACCATCCTCCTGCTCGACGCCGCGCTCACGGAGGCGCTCCCGCTCCTGTTCGACTTCCTCGGCGTCCCCGACCCCCTACAAGAGCGCCGAGGAGGCCCGGACCGACGCCGAGGAGCGCGATCCGAGCGGCGGCTGCTGCGGATGGATCCCGAGGCACGGCAGCGGCGGCTCGTCGCCCTCTTCCGGCGGCTCGTCGACCTGCGGAGCCGGCAGGCGCCGATGGTCGTCCTCGTCGAGGACCTCCACTGGATCGACGAGGCGAGCGAGGCGCTCCTGGCGGCGCTCGTCGAGGCCTTACCCGGAAGGCGCGCGCTGCTCCTCGTGAACTTCCGGCCCGAGTACCGCGCGGGCTGGACGCAGGCGGCGCCCTTCGCGCCGCTCGTGCTCCGCCCGCTCGGCCCGGAGGCCGTCACGGCGCTCCTCGAGGACCTGCTCGGCCGCGACCCCTCGGTCGCCACGCTCGCGGACGGCATCCGCGGGCGCACGGCCGGGAACGCCTTCTTCATCGAGGAGGTCGTCCAGGCGCTGGTCGAGGCCGGCAACCTCACCGGCGCGCACGGCGCCTATCGACTCGCCCGCCCGGTCGACGACCTCGCCGTCCCGCCGAGCGTGCAGGCGCTGCTCGCGGCGCGGATCGACCGGCTGCCGGAGCGGGAGAAGGCGCTCCTGCAGACGGCAGCGGTAATCGGGAAGGAGTTCGCGGAGCCGGTGCTCCGGCGGGTGAGCGAGCTCCCCGAGGTGGAGGTGGAAGAGGGGGTTCACAACCTGATCGCCGCGGGCATGGTCGACGAGGAGGAGCTCCATCCCCGCGGGGAGTACACGTTCCGGCATCCGTTGACGCACGAGGTGGCGTACCGCTCGCAGCTCGCCGAGCGGCGGGCGCGGACGCACGCCGCGGTGGCTCGGGCATTCGTCGAGCTCGACCCGCACCGGCTGGAGGAGCGCGCCGCGCTCCTCGCGCACCACTGGGAGGCGGCGGGCGAGCGGCTCGAGGCCGCGCGCTGGCGCCGCCGCGCGGCCGAGTGGGCCGGCGTGCGCGATCTCGCCGAGGCGGCGCGCAGCTCGCGGAAGGTGCGGGAGCTTCTCGCGGCCCTGCCGGAGACTCCCGAGACCATCGAGATGGCCACGTGGGCGGGGATCTGGTTGCTGAACTTCGGCTGGCGCCTCGGCCTGTCGGAAGAGGAGGCGGCGGCCATCTTCACGGAGGGAATGAATCTCACCCGCCGGACGGGCGACGCGCGTGCGCGCGCGGGGTTCCTCAACAACTACGGGATGGTGAGAGGCATGGCGGGGGCGGTCCCGGAGGCCCTGGAGCTCGTCTCCGAGGGCACCCGCCTGGCGGATGAGAGCGCCGACGTCGGGTTGCAGGTGGCCTCCCGGGTCGCGCTGGTCGAGGCGCAATGGATGGCGGGCCGCTTCTCCGCCGTGCTCGAGACACTGGCAGAAGCGCTCGGGCGGGCGGCGGAGGGCCGGCGGGGACCTGCCGGGACCGGCTTCGACCCCTACATCTGGCTCCTCTTGATGAGAGGGGCGGCCCTCTTTCAGACCGGCCGCGTGGAGGAAGGGGCGCGCGAGCTCGACCACGCGCTCGCCCTCGCCCGCGAGGCCCGCGAGGAGGAGGTGCTCGGGTGGGCGCACGAGATGAGCGTCTACCCCGCCGAGCTCCGGGGCGACGCGCAAGCCGCGCTCGACCACGCGCGCCAGGCGGTCCAGATCGCCGAACGGATCGGCAGCCCGCTCTCGCTGGCGTCGGCATACTACGCCCTCGGCTGCGCGCACGCGGCAGGCGAGGATCGCAAGCAGGCCGCGAGTGCCTTCGAGCACGCGCTCTCGATGGTCCGGCGGCGCCGCACGGCGCTCCACTGGGAAGCCCTCATGCTCGCCCAGCTCGCCGAGGCGCATGGGGAGCCGGGCGAAAGTGAGCGGGCACGCTCGGAGACGGAAGAGGCCGTCCGGCTGGCGCGCGAGCGCTCGACCCGAGCGATCGAGTGCCGCGTCCTGCTCGCCCATGCACGCCTCCTGATCCGGACCGAGGGGCTCGCACGTCGCGGTGCGATCGAGACGGCGCTACGGCAGGCGCTCGCCCTGCTCGAGGAGACCGGTGCGCGCTGCCATGAGCCGTTCATCCTCGTCGAGCTGGCGGCCCTCGCGGGCCTCACGGGCGAGCAGGCCGCCCGGCGTGGTTTCCTCCGCGAGGCGCATCGCCTCTTCACCGAGATGGGCGCGACGGCGCGGGCGGAGCAGGTGGCTCGCGAGCTGGCGTTGACCTCGGTGTGA
- a CDS encoding SDR family NAD(P)-dependent oxidoreductase encodes MTDRSHSVAVVVGVGAGLGAALAQRFAERYAVALVARGQEKLDALATELGRAGGRALAVPADVSKADEIERAAERIRRELGEVDVLLYNAAMRPFGRLMETKPSTFETTWRVNAFGAFLWSRAVVPAMLARGRGAILFTGATAGTKPFATSAAFGPAKFALRGLAQVMARDLGPQGVHVAYVNIDGAIDMPFIHQLRPDLPKEDMLQPSAIAETYWHIAHQDPSAWTQEVDVRPFKERF; translated from the coding sequence ATGACCGACCGAAGCCATAGCGTCGCGGTGGTCGTCGGCGTCGGCGCCGGTCTGGGTGCCGCGCTCGCGCAGCGCTTCGCGGAGCGATACGCGGTGGCGCTCGTCGCGCGCGGCCAGGAGAAGCTCGACGCCCTGGCGACCGAGCTCGGGCGCGCGGGCGGCAGGGCCCTCGCGGTCCCGGCCGACGTGAGCAAGGCGGACGAGATCGAGCGAGCCGCCGAGCGCATCCGCCGCGAGCTCGGCGAGGTCGACGTGCTCCTCTACAACGCCGCCATGCGCCCGTTCGGACGGCTCATGGAGACCAAGCCCAGCACGTTCGAGACCACCTGGCGCGTGAATGCGTTCGGCGCCTTCCTGTGGTCGCGGGCGGTCGTCCCCGCCATGCTCGCCCGGGGACGCGGCGCGATCCTCTTCACGGGCGCGACCGCCGGAACGAAGCCATTCGCCACCTCGGCAGCCTTCGGGCCCGCGAAGTTCGCGCTCCGCGGCCTGGCGCAGGTGATGGCGCGCGACCTCGGCCCGCAGGGCGTCCACGTTGCCTACGTGAACATCGACGGCGCGATCGACATGCCCTTCATCCACCAGCTCCGCCCCGACCTCCCGAAGGAGGACATGCTGCAACCGTCGGCGATTGCCGAGACGTACTGGCACATCGCGCATCAGGACCCGAGCGCCTGGACGCAGGAGGTGGACGTGCGTCCCTTCAAAGAGAGGTTCTGA
- a CDS encoding peptidase M15 → MPAARALPWLLAGVVLAGCAATGPGLRVAPEVLVDLHTLDPSIRIDMPYATPHNFTGVALYPVARCLVRRDVAERLVRVQRRLAAEGLGLLVWDCYRPFGVQQRLWALVPDARYVAEPVVRDGRPVEGSKHNRGAAVDLTLVDAAGRPLEMPSAFDDFSERAHRGWAGASPAARRNVARLEEAMVTAGFEPLPTEWWHFDGPGWERYELLDRPLTE, encoded by the coding sequence ATGCCGGCGGCGCGCGCTCTCCCCTGGCTGCTCGCGGGCGTCGTCCTTGCGGGGTGTGCGGCGACGGGGCCGGGCCTGCGTGTCGCGCCCGAGGTCCTCGTCGACCTCCATACGCTCGACCCCTCGATCCGCATCGACATGCCCTACGCTACGCCGCACAACTTCACGGGAGTCGCCCTCTACCCGGTCGCGCGCTGCCTCGTCCGGCGCGACGTGGCGGAGCGGCTCGTGCGCGTCCAGCGGCGGCTTGCGGCCGAGGGGCTCGGGCTCCTGGTGTGGGACTGCTACCGCCCGTTCGGGGTGCAGCAGCGCCTCTGGGCGCTCGTGCCCGACGCGCGCTACGTCGCGGAGCCGGTCGTCCGCGACGGCCGTCCGGTGGAGGGCTCGAAGCACAACCGCGGCGCGGCCGTGGATCTGACCCTGGTCGACGCCGCCGGCCGGCCGCTCGAGATGCCGTCCGCCTTCGACGACTTCAGCGAGCGCGCCCACCGTGGCTGGGCGGGCGCGAGCCCGGCGGCGCGGCGCAACGTCGCGCGGCTCGAGGAGGCGATGGTGACAGCCGGCTTCGAGCCGCTGCCCACCGAGTGGTGGCACTTCGACGGCCCCGGCTGGGAGCGCTACGAGCTGCTCGACCGCCCGCTCACCGAGTGA